In Candidatus Nitrosarchaeum limnium SFB1, the following proteins share a genomic window:
- a CDS encoding Imidazolonepropionase and related amidohydrolase, with protein sequence MKYLLVLSLLFAIAIVPITSTVNAEQTIPSWIKTTADFWVKGQVSDKEFINALQYLVKEKILTIPQTETILSGKTISHDPIKEGKILFTNVNIFDGKSDSLQPNMNVLVVGNKIQTISQNKIEPQSDTMTIDGKGRTMTPGFIDLHAHMMLQMSVDEAFTTDEFYHAYVATQTADTYLMHGFTTIRDMSGNSFSLKKSIDKGIIDGPRIYPSGPMISQTSGHSDHRFDAQDSALVGGEPSVMMKYGHVAIADGEAEVLKAVRENLRRGATQIKIAVGGGVGSYADPLDVTEYTPTEIRAAVQAANDWGTYVAAHVYNSDGIRRAVDNGVISIEHGNLVDESTLLYMKEHDVWLSPQVVVFQSDLKGFTADQIKKQEQANAGIDNMFTMAKKIGYDKIVFGSDFLSDPEQLKNHLNDEFTARAKWFTPAEVMQQATSKAGELVAMSGPRNPYGKVGVIEEGAMADLLLINGNPLEDINILANPDDNFVIIMKDGKIYKDIFD encoded by the coding sequence GTGAAATATCTGTTAGTTTTATCACTGCTTTTTGCAATTGCGATTGTTCCGATAACATCAACTGTTAATGCAGAACAAACTATTCCATCATGGATTAAAACGACAGCCGACTTTTGGGTAAAAGGACAAGTGTCAGATAAAGAATTCATTAATGCATTACAGTATTTAGTTAAAGAAAAAATCTTGACAATTCCACAAACAGAAACTATTCTCTCTGGAAAAACTATTTCACATGACCCAATCAAAGAAGGAAAAATCTTGTTTACAAATGTAAATATTTTTGATGGGAAAAGCGATTCATTACAACCAAACATGAATGTTCTAGTGGTTGGAAACAAAATCCAAACAATCTCTCAAAATAAAATTGAACCCCAAAGTGATACCATGACAATTGACGGCAAAGGCAGAACTATGACTCCTGGATTTATTGACTTACATGCACATATGATGCTCCAAATGTCTGTCGATGAGGCATTCACAACTGATGAGTTTTACCATGCATACGTTGCAACGCAGACAGCTGACACATATCTCATGCATGGATTTACAACTATTCGTGATATGAGTGGCAATTCATTTTCTCTAAAGAAGTCAATAGACAAAGGAATAATCGACGGACCACGTATCTATCCCTCAGGACCAATGATCTCTCAAACATCTGGTCATTCTGATCATCGATTTGATGCACAAGATTCTGCACTTGTAGGTGGTGAACCATCTGTCATGATGAAATATGGTCATGTGGCAATTGCCGACGGAGAAGCTGAAGTGCTTAAAGCTGTTAGAGAAAATCTTCGACGCGGGGCTACTCAGATAAAGATAGCAGTTGGTGGCGGTGTTGGCTCATATGCAGATCCACTTGATGTCACAGAATATACACCAACAGAGATTCGTGCCGCAGTTCAAGCAGCAAATGATTGGGGAACGTATGTTGCAGCTCATGTTTACAACAGTGATGGTATAAGACGAGCCGTTGATAATGGTGTGATCTCTATAGAGCATGGAAATCTTGTTGATGAATCTACTCTTCTCTACATGAAAGAACATGATGTGTGGTTATCTCCACAAGTTGTAGTTTTCCAGTCGGACCTAAAGGGTTTCACTGCTGATCAAATAAAAAAACAAGAGCAAGCAAATGCTGGAATCGATAACATGTTTACTATGGCCAAGAAGATTGGATATGACAAGATAGTTTTTGGAAGCGATTTTCTCTCAGATCCTGAGCAATTAAAAAACCATCTTAATGATGAATTTACGGCTCGTGCAAAATGGTTTACTCCAGCTGAAGTAATGCAGCAGGCAACATCAAAGGCAGGAGAATTAGTAGCAATGTCAGGTCCACGTAATCCCTATGGAAAAGTAGGAGTCATTGAAGAAGGTGCAATGGCAGATCTGTTGCTAATCAATGGAAATCCTCTTGAAGACATCAACATACTAGCAAATCCTGATGACAATTTTGTAATAATCATGAAAGATGGAAAAATCTACAAAGATATTTTTGATTAG
- a CDS encoding hypothetical protein (hypothetical protein Nmar_1122): MVKQISLDAWQIQHLMDLLKKGSDIVAKTNKPIILYRQTLEEEEESYEEIVCTLTKDYVIEQLVTSGGVLVPSFHQQFVFTIEEFPQELLRKSRDRFLMVIDFLEEQLN; this comes from the coding sequence ATGGTAAAACAGATAAGTCTTGATGCATGGCAAATTCAACATTTAATGGATCTCTTAAAGAAAGGCTCAGACATTGTTGCAAAGACAAACAAGCCAATCATACTGTATAGACAGACATTAGAAGAAGAGGAAGAATCATATGAAGAAATTGTATGCACCCTTACCAAAGACTATGTTATTGAACAGTTAGTAACATCTGGCGGAGTATTGGTTCCAAGTTTTCATCAGCAGTTTGTTTTTACCATTGAAGAATTTCCACAGGAATTGCTAAGAAAAAGCCGTGATCGGTTTTTAATGGTAATTGATTTTCTTGAAGAGCAACTAAATTAG
- a CDS encoding inorganic diphosphatase: MSKNFWHDIESGSDIPEIVNVIVEIPKGSMNKYEYDKKHNMIKLDRVLFSPFHYPGDYGLIPQTLSEDGDPLDALVLVTNSTYPGILIEARPIGLLQMKDDGNPDDKIICVSTNDPRYLHTADITDIEDHYRSEIGHFFQVYKDLEGKKVEILGWKGSKDAKEIIVESIKRYKDTLKKY; encoded by the coding sequence ATGAGTAAAAACTTTTGGCATGATATTGAATCTGGCAGTGATATTCCAGAGATTGTAAATGTGATTGTAGAGATTCCAAAGGGTTCGATGAACAAATATGAATATGATAAAAAACACAACATGATAAAACTAGATAGGGTTTTATTTTCACCATTTCACTATCCAGGAGATTATGGGCTCATTCCTCAAACATTATCTGAAGATGGAGACCCACTTGATGCCCTAGTTCTAGTTACCAATTCAACTTATCCTGGAATTCTAATTGAAGCTAGACCAATTGGATTATTACAAATGAAAGACGATGGAAATCCAGATGATAAGATAATTTGTGTGTCAACAAATGATCCAAGGTATCTTCATACTGCAGACATTACAGACATTGAGGATCATTATCGTTCAGAGATTGGACATTTTTTCCAAGTTTACAAAGATTTGGAAGGGAAAAAAGTCGAGATACTAGGTTGGAAGGGTTCCAAAGATGCAAAGGAGATAATTGTGGAATCTATTAAAAGATACAAAGATACATTGAAAAAATACTAG
- a CDS encoding N-acyl-D-aspartate/D-glutamate deacylase, protein MGLPNMVNRKIITNSSLNFGKTTNYVKNFHIIVFIIILSLSIASLTSNVYALQEKDSETQCRQGLVLVFRVNSNNYACVSDSTAQFWVKYGIAEKITSSDENPKGCTKDYRPVCGVDGKTYGNMCVLESAGVKADYVGECNTGKQIFDIAILNGRVMDPETNFDGIRNVGIKDGRIVSITDEKITGKEVIDATNLVVAPGFIDTHYHGIDPFATKLAARDGVTTGMDLEAGALDVELFYKEKENHVKINYGTTVSQALARMKVLDNVTGQDITETALKTNEAALDGIARWSVSIPNEEEHKQIFELLDQGLQQGAIGIGSTVGYMSSGVTAKEMYEVQKLAGEYGRLTSVHTRFLNDPPPTEFILGGQEILANAFVLDAPILFCHFNNNDWDLSAHMLQSARERGLNAWGEIYPYEAGSTFVGAEFLSLERLHAMGRGSSDILDPSTGKRLDDKTLIDLRKNDPGRNVVVFLRPAEWVEGWVALKDVAIGSDAMIGVDTKGNLLREDSPFEEFAGHPRTAGAHAKTLKIARENNIPLMDIVNNLSYVSAKHLGDTGLKSMQERGRIQEGMIADITIFDPQTVTDHATYKTGENGLPSTGIPFVIVDGVAVVKDSEIQMDKYPGQPIRFDLE, encoded by the coding sequence ATGGGGCTCCCAAACATGGTAAATAGAAAAATAATTACAAATTCAAGTTTAAATTTTGGCAAGACAACGAATTATGTGAAAAATTTCCACATCATTGTATTTATTATAATTTTATCATTAAGTATCGCTTCATTAACTTCAAATGTTTATGCTTTACAAGAAAAAGATTCTGAGACACAGTGTCGCCAAGGATTGGTTTTAGTATTTCGAGTCAATTCAAATAATTATGCGTGTGTTTCTGATTCTACTGCACAATTCTGGGTCAAATACGGAATTGCAGAAAAAATTACTTCAAGTGATGAAAATCCAAAAGGATGCACAAAGGATTACCGTCCTGTGTGTGGGGTTGATGGAAAGACTTATGGAAATATGTGCGTGTTGGAATCAGCAGGAGTCAAAGCAGATTATGTTGGGGAATGCAATACTGGCAAACAAATTTTTGACATTGCAATTCTTAATGGCAGAGTTATGGATCCTGAAACTAATTTTGATGGAATTAGAAATGTTGGAATCAAAGACGGAAGAATAGTTTCTATTACTGATGAGAAAATAACTGGAAAAGAAGTTATTGATGCAACTAATCTCGTTGTTGCCCCTGGATTTATCGACACACATTATCATGGGATAGATCCTTTTGCAACAAAATTGGCAGCTCGTGATGGAGTAACAACTGGCATGGATTTAGAAGCTGGTGCACTAGATGTTGAACTATTTTACAAGGAAAAAGAAAATCATGTGAAAATAAACTATGGAACAACTGTAAGTCAAGCATTAGCACGTATGAAAGTATTGGATAATGTTACAGGTCAAGATATAACCGAAACGGCTTTGAAAACCAATGAAGCTGCACTAGATGGAATTGCTAGATGGTCAGTTTCTATTCCTAATGAAGAAGAACATAAACAAATTTTTGAATTATTAGATCAGGGCCTTCAACAAGGAGCAATAGGAATTGGTTCAACTGTAGGTTACATGTCGTCTGGTGTTACAGCAAAAGAGATGTACGAGGTACAAAAATTGGCTGGAGAGTATGGTCGTTTGACAAGCGTTCACACTCGTTTTCTAAATGATCCTCCGCCAACTGAGTTCATTTTGGGAGGACAAGAAATCTTAGCAAATGCCTTTGTTTTGGATGCACCGATACTGTTTTGTCATTTTAACAATAATGATTGGGATCTTTCTGCACATATGTTGCAAAGTGCAAGAGAAAGAGGGTTAAACGCATGGGGTGAGATTTACCCATACGAAGCAGGTTCTACATTTGTTGGCGCTGAGTTTTTGTCTCTTGAAAGACTGCATGCAATGGGAAGGGGCTCCAGTGACATACTTGATCCTTCAACTGGAAAACGCCTTGATGATAAAACATTGATTGATTTAAGAAAAAATGATCCAGGCAGAAACGTAGTAGTATTTCTACGTCCTGCTGAATGGGTTGAAGGTTGGGTAGCACTAAAAGATGTAGCTATCGGAAGCGATGCAATGATTGGAGTAGATACAAAGGGAAATCTTTTACGCGAAGATAGTCCATTTGAAGAATTTGCAGGTCATCCAAGAACTGCAGGAGCTCATGCAAAAACCTTGAAAATTGCAAGAGAAAACAATATTCCGCTAATGGATATTGTTAACAATCTGAGTTATGTTTCTGCAAAACATCTTGGAGATACTGGATTAAAGTCAATGCAGGAAAGAGGCAGAATCCAAGAGGGGATGATAGCAGACATTACAATTTTTGATCCTCAAACCGTAACTGATCATGCAACATACAAGACAGGAGAAAACGGTCTTCCATCCACTGGAATTCCTTTTGTAATTGTAGATGGAGTAGCGGTAGTAAAAGACTCTGAGATTCAAATGGACAAATATCCAGGTCAGCCTATTCGATTTGATTTAGAATAA
- a CDS encoding signal transduction protein yields MSNVKQIMKKPITIENSASIFKAMTHMNSSKISRLLTTNESGEIVGIITEKDIGFFLLVNDSEKNLNEIPVSILQKPLIQVNESTPVEDVAHIMITKNIGSIGVSSSNTIGIVTKTDLARYYIQNYVGKYRVGDVMTVSYSSMYSDDPLYKIVSKMIEDKVSRLIIKNKKNEAIGVVSFRDLFGVSMTMGNDNKVVDNSDSLISVIFPRKGFLTPSGFGGSIIAKDVMTPNVVSIDYNDDLVMACTEMIDDKVNGVGVLIDNQLSGIVSKTDVIKALDKLR; encoded by the coding sequence ATGAGTAATGTTAAACAAATAATGAAGAAACCAATAACCATTGAAAATTCTGCTTCAATCTTTAAGGCAATGACTCATATGAATAGTTCAAAAATAAGTCGTCTTCTCACAACGAATGAATCAGGAGAAATTGTTGGAATAATCACTGAAAAAGATATTGGATTTTTTTTGTTAGTAAATGATTCTGAAAAAAATCTTAATGAAATTCCTGTATCTATCTTACAAAAACCGTTAATTCAAGTTAATGAGTCAACTCCAGTTGAAGATGTAGCTCATATCATGATCACTAAAAACATCGGTTCTATAGGCGTGTCTTCCTCTAATACTATTGGAATTGTTACTAAAACTGATCTTGCCCGTTATTACATCCAAAATTATGTTGGTAAATATCGAGTTGGAGATGTGATGACTGTTTCTTATTCTTCAATGTATTCAGATGATCCTCTTTACAAAATAGTTTCAAAAATGATTGAAGACAAAGTATCTAGATTAATTATTAAAAATAAAAAAAATGAAGCCATAGGCGTTGTTAGTTTTAGGGATTTGTTTGGGGTATCGATGACTATGGGAAATGACAATAAGGTCGTGGATAACTCTGATTCATTAATTTCTGTGATTTTTCCTCGGAAAGGATTTCTGACTCCAAGTGGTTTTGGTGGTAGTATCATCGCAAAAGATGTAATGACTCCAAATGTTGTTTCAATTGATTATAATGATGATCTTGTTATGGCGTGTACTGAAATGATTGATGATAAAGTCAATGGTGTGGGTGTTTTAATTGATAATCAATTGTCTGGAATTGTAAGTAAAACTGACGTAATCAAGGCACTTGACAAATTAAGATAA
- a CDS encoding putative Phage integrase family protein, which yields MKITKEEFQRIGQESPLELFYQGIKAKETREKYTRTLRHVFCKIFEDILEGDFEERVKQIVTHAKEDPEWTRDLLLNLSIRLKERTKLARDNPEYLNPNSINNYFKPIKKLFDMNDVVIPWKRVYATFPEENNVSDSRGWNRDEIQKMLKYANGSIDRAIVLVSASSGIRVGGFDLNWQDIIPIYQVDEKLKFEIIESEAENSEIVCAMLRIYQGTNFSYPAFITPEAYESLMDYKSDWISEIGREPKPEEPIFKKEGIILKRATPISIKKRVERMIKRAGLRNNIKGKRYDVPIMNGFRRFWNKTCKESLSRDSPLGSLIKKEFMMGHTGLIKLDRNYFKTHTLELAEEYLNAIPNLTISNEKRLRLENKKKTEKIEKMERQQKEIDFLKNEVRRIDLRAKIAEEIKQGMIEWSENHPDQVPPINMAKANFSKSSSLDKMVNHFLTEHDGNIDGLREQFAKHARIRIRDD from the coding sequence ATGAAGATAACAAAAGAAGAGTTTCAAAGGATAGGACAAGAGAGTCCGCTAGAGTTATTCTATCAAGGCATCAAAGCCAAAGAGACCAGAGAGAAATACACCAGAACATTACGACATGTATTTTGTAAAATCTTTGAAGATATTTTGGAGGGAGACTTTGAAGAGCGAGTAAAACAAATCGTAACTCATGCAAAAGAGGATCCTGAATGGACACGGGATCTTTTGTTGAATCTATCCATAAGACTCAAAGAGAGAACAAAACTTGCAAGAGACAATCCAGAGTATCTTAATCCAAATTCAATTAACAATTATTTCAAGCCAATCAAAAAGCTGTTTGACATGAATGATGTTGTGATTCCATGGAAGAGAGTGTATGCGACATTTCCAGAGGAAAACAATGTGTCAGATTCCAGAGGCTGGAATCGAGATGAAATTCAAAAGATGTTAAAGTATGCCAATGGCTCCATAGACAGGGCAATAGTTCTAGTCAGTGCAAGTTCAGGAATAAGAGTCGGAGGATTTGATTTGAATTGGCAGGACATCATTCCAATATACCAAGTAGATGAGAAATTAAAATTTGAAATTATAGAATCAGAGGCAGAAAATTCAGAGATTGTTTGTGCAATGCTGAGAATTTATCAAGGAACTAATTTCAGCTATCCGGCATTTATCACACCAGAAGCATACGAATCTTTGATGGATTACAAATCAGACTGGATAAGCGAGATTGGCAGGGAGCCAAAACCAGAAGAACCAATTTTCAAAAAAGAAGGAATCATCCTAAAAAGAGCAACACCAATCTCAATTAAAAAAAGAGTTGAGAGAATGATCAAAAGAGCAGGACTAAGAAACAACATCAAAGGCAAAAGATACGATGTTCCAATAATGAACGGATTTAGAAGATTCTGGAATAAGACATGTAAGGAATCATTATCAAGGGATTCACCGCTTGGGTCATTAATCAAAAAAGAGTTCATGATGGGACATACGGGCTTGATCAAACTAGATAGAAATTATTTCAAGACACATACGTTGGAATTGGCAGAAGAGTATCTCAATGCAATTCCAAATCTAACAATATCAAATGAAAAGCGTTTACGACTAGAAAACAAAAAGAAGACAGAGAAGATTGAAAAAATGGAAAGACAACAAAAGGAGATTGACTTTCTAAAAAACGAAGTAAGAAGAATTGATCTGCGAGCAAAGATTGCCGAAGAGATAAAACAAGGAATGATAGAATGGTCAGAAAACCACCCAGACCAAGTTCCTCCCATAAACATGGCAAAGGCAAATTTTTCAAAATCTTCAAGCTTGGATAAGATGGTCAATCACTTTCTAACAGAACATGATGGTAATATCGACGGTTTGAGGGAACAATTTGCAAAGCATGCTAGAATAAGAATTCGTGATGATTGA
- a CDS encoding succinate--CoA ligase (ADP-forming), with amino-acid sequence MRLLEFQAKELFRQYGINLLPSKASTNIEEGRKHAKELGYPFVIKIQVPVGGRGKAGGIQKCQNDDEFDLKYPQVLGLTIKGEKARAILLEKMADIKKELYLSMFLNRSKRCYTIIASPEGGVEIESVKNQIIREVGLGNVSEQVAREVAKEMKLEGKAADDFVDILQKLSKLTIEKEAELAEINPLAIMQDGSLMALDGKFVTDDNSNFRHDELQKYQEKTEIEERAEKSGFSLVELDGNIAVVGNGAGLVMSTLDMLSDNGGKPACFLDVGGGATTESVYEALTLISKMSRVKGILVNLYGGIVKTTVVAEAFLKAYDDKLIDLPVFARLKGTESEKAKEMLKGSRTKIFDSVEDAINAAVMGVKK; translated from the coding sequence ATGCGCTTACTAGAATTTCAAGCAAAGGAATTATTCAGACAATATGGAATTAATCTACTTCCAAGTAAGGCATCAACTAACATAGAAGAGGGCAGAAAACATGCCAAAGAATTAGGATATCCATTTGTAATTAAAATTCAAGTTCCAGTGGGAGGCAGAGGAAAAGCAGGGGGAATTCAAAAGTGTCAAAACGATGATGAGTTTGACTTGAAATATCCTCAAGTGTTAGGATTAACAATCAAAGGAGAGAAAGCTCGTGCAATTTTACTTGAAAAGATGGCAGATATTAAAAAAGAACTTTATCTTTCAATGTTTTTGAATCGCTCAAAGAGATGCTATACAATTATTGCGTCACCTGAAGGCGGAGTTGAGATCGAATCAGTGAAAAATCAAATAATTCGAGAAGTAGGTCTTGGAAATGTATCAGAACAAGTTGCAAGAGAAGTTGCAAAAGAGATGAAATTAGAAGGAAAAGCAGCAGATGACTTTGTAGATATTTTACAGAAATTATCAAAACTTACAATTGAAAAAGAAGCAGAGCTGGCTGAAATAAACCCACTTGCAATAATGCAAGACGGATCATTGATGGCACTTGATGGAAAATTTGTGACAGACGACAACAGCAACTTTAGACATGATGAATTACAAAAATACCAAGAGAAAACAGAGATTGAGGAAAGAGCAGAAAAGAGTGGATTCTCACTTGTGGAGTTGGATGGGAATATTGCAGTAGTAGGAAATGGTGCAGGATTAGTAATGTCTACACTAGACATGTTATCTGACAATGGTGGAAAACCAGCATGTTTCTTAGATGTTGGTGGTGGTGCAACAACAGAATCAGTTTATGAAGCACTTACTTTGATTAGTAAAATGAGTAGAGTAAAAGGAATTCTAGTTAACCTCTATGGAGGAATTGTAAAGACAACGGTAGTTGCAGAAGCATTTCTTAAAGCGTATGATGATAAATTAATTGATTTACCAGTGTTTGCTAGACTAAAAGGTACAGAATCAGAAAAGGCAAAAGAGATGTTAAAAGGTTCTAGAACTAAAATATTTGATTCAGTTGAAGATGCAATTAATGCTGCAGTTATGGGAGTTAAAAAATGA
- a CDS encoding hypothetical protein (hypothetical protein Nmar_1126), giving the protein MSLQEFDGLAERMQLAFDYAANLGQYIEAAKVLYQMNDQLPDDLQLSLEELENESMVRQFISQYQPKIRSAIVEYRQRLMNF; this is encoded by the coding sequence ATGTCATTACAGGAATTTGATGGACTGGCAGAGCGAATGCAATTGGCATTTGACTATGCTGCGAATTTAGGACAATACATCGAAGCTGCAAAAGTGCTTTACCAAATGAATGACCAACTGCCTGATGATCTACAATTAAGTCTTGAAGAATTAGAAAATGAAAGTATGGTAAGGCAATTCATCTCCCAATATCAACCAAAGATAAGATCTGCAATTGTTGAATATAGACAGAGATTGATGAATTTTTAA
- a CDS encoding hypothetical protein (hypothetical protein Nmar_0266), with protein MELLMMKLKCEDYGYDCSFVSEGEVNEIIEEFAKHTEEEHGIDYSKEALMQFILRKTTRK; from the coding sequence ATGGAATTATTAATGATGAAATTAAAGTGTGAGGACTATGGTTATGATTGCTCGTTTGTATCAGAAGGCGAAGTTAATGAGATTATTGAAGAATTTGCAAAACATACAGAAGAAGAACACGGTATAGATTATTCAAAAGAAGCTCTAATGCAATTTATCTTGAGAAAAACAACTAGAAAATAG
- a CDS encoding DNA protection protein DPS yields MPESKNPNVVGINVLKQNGLDVDELLKELIKNASVEFTAYYYFTNLRAHCTGLEGEGLKGIIEDARLEDLSHFESCLERIYQLGGALPIDATEFIKMSGCEFLQLPSNPTDHKAILEKCLKAEQGAIVNWNKICQMTLGKDPATYDIAKDILAEEIEHESWFLELIYGRPSGHMRRKYSGERPHTRKHSRALDMA; encoded by the coding sequence ATGCCCGAATCAAAGAACCCAAATGTTGTTGGAATCAACGTTCTAAAACAAAACGGTCTAGATGTCGATGAGTTGCTAAAGGAATTAATCAAGAATGCATCAGTTGAATTTACTGCATACTATTACTTTACCAACCTCAGAGCACATTGTACTGGTTTGGAAGGAGAGGGATTAAAAGGAATTATCGAAGATGCAAGATTAGAAGATCTTAGCCACTTTGAATCATGTCTGGAGAGAATCTACCAATTAGGCGGTGCTCTTCCAATTGATGCAACAGAGTTTATCAAAATGTCTGGTTGTGAATTCCTACAACTCCCATCAAATCCAACAGATCATAAAGCGATTCTAGAAAAATGTCTCAAAGCAGAGCAGGGTGCGATTGTCAACTGGAATAAGATTTGTCAGATGACATTAGGAAAAGATCCTGCCACATATGATATTGCAAAAGATATCTTAGCTGAAGAGATTGAGCACGAGTCATGGTTCCTGGAATTAATCTATGGAAGACCATCAGGACACATGAGACGAAAATATTCTGGAGAAAGACCACATACCAGAAAACATTCTAGAGCATTAGATATGGCATAA
- a CDS encoding hypothetical protein (hypothetical protein Nmar_1174), which translates to MLLIPSNISATSEPSEEITITPIDDKISLEKKTATMYIPENKSFVWGTVKGEPSDYVERYPVIIQFFKGEEPVHVAQVKVKGDGSYEYKFRIRNVDQTTGEVLDIFHGEYTVKMFKVIHTK; encoded by the coding sequence ATGCTATTGATTCCTTCAAACATATCAGCAACATCAGAACCTTCAGAAGAAATTACAATTACTCCAATTGATGACAAAATCAGTCTTGAGAAGAAAACTGCCACTATGTACATTCCAGAAAACAAATCTTTTGTTTGGGGAACAGTAAAGGGTGAGCCCTCAGATTATGTAGAAAGATATCCCGTAATTATTCAATTTTTCAAAGGAGAAGAACCAGTTCATGTTGCACAGGTCAAAGTTAAAGGAGATGGCTCGTATGAATACAAATTCAGAATAAGAAATGTGGATCAAACTACAGGGGAGGTATTAGACATATTTCATGGGGAATACACTGTAAAGATGTTCAAAGTTATCCATACTAAATAA
- a CDS encoding CheY-like receiver: MEPRVVVIDDHFDTLQVMSEFLSLKSVNVLAKGSNGKEAVELYKKHMPDVILMDATMFQFDGLYGLENILKIDPNAKIIIVTGLDNSLSDKFTEMGAYAVIQKPFDIDRMIEIIHGACCSLPNYLI; encoded by the coding sequence ATGGAACCAAGAGTGGTTGTAATTGATGATCATTTTGACACATTACAAGTAATGTCTGAATTTCTTAGTTTGAAATCCGTTAATGTTCTCGCTAAGGGAAGTAATGGCAAAGAAGCAGTAGAATTATACAAAAAACATATGCCTGATGTTATCTTGATGGATGCTACAATGTTTCAATTTGATGGTTTGTATGGATTAGAAAACATTCTCAAGATAGACCCAAATGCTAAAATCATTATTGTTACTGGTCTTGACAACAGTTTATCTGATAAATTTACAGAGATGGGGGCTTATGCTGTTATTCAAAAACCCTTCGACATAGATAGGATGATTGAAATAATTCATGGTGCATGCTGTTCATTACCTAATTATTTAATATAA
- a CDS encoding Succinyl-CoA synthetase-like protein: MTDIFKLLKGTPEDSDYKKKGVIVQGITGAYGSLHAKNMITYGTNIVAGVTPGKGGQKFEDKVPIYNTVKEAVDATGAKISIVFVPAKFFLGAAKEALEAGIKLLVAIPEHVPVRDTMEVLDLATKKGAVIIGPNTPGIMIPELIKIGIMPAMPFKAGKIAVLSKSGTLLYEISDALTNAGFGQSITIGIGGDPINGTRMIDAFEMVKDIPDLEGLVVVGEIGGDSEEILAQRIIDIGFKKPTVAYIAGRAAPKEKRMGHAGAIVMGTYGSAESKVSMFNKANIPVAKRPSQVPVLLAGKMQQSD, encoded by the coding sequence ATGACTGACATTTTCAAACTTCTAAAAGGAACTCCTGAAGATTCAGATTACAAGAAAAAGGGAGTAATAGTCCAAGGAATTACAGGAGCTTATGGCTCACTGCATGCAAAAAATATGATCACATATGGAACAAACATTGTAGCAGGAGTCACTCCAGGAAAAGGGGGGCAGAAATTTGAAGACAAAGTTCCAATTTACAATACAGTAAAAGAAGCTGTAGATGCAACAGGTGCAAAAATTTCAATTGTGTTTGTTCCAGCAAAATTCTTTTTGGGTGCAGCAAAAGAAGCACTCGAAGCAGGGATCAAGTTATTGGTTGCAATTCCAGAACATGTTCCAGTAAGAGATACAATGGAAGTCTTGGATTTAGCAACCAAGAAAGGGGCCGTAATAATTGGACCAAATACACCAGGAATAATGATTCCAGAATTAATTAAAATTGGAATTATGCCAGCTATGCCATTTAAAGCAGGAAAGATTGCAGTATTATCAAAAAGTGGAACATTACTTTATGAGATTTCTGATGCATTAACTAATGCTGGATTTGGGCAATCAATTACAATTGGAATTGGAGGCGATCCAATAAACGGGACTAGAATGATTGATGCTTTTGAGATGGTAAAAGACATCCCAGACCTTGAAGGATTGGTAGTAGTAGGAGAAATCGGGGGAGATTCTGAAGAGATTTTGGCTCAGCGAATTATCGATATTGGATTCAAAAAGCCAACTGTAGCATACATTGCAGGAAGAGCAGCTCCAAAAGAAAAGAGAATGGGTCATGCAGGAGCAATAGTAATGGGAACATATGGTTCGGCAGAATCCAAAGTTTCAATGTTCAACAAAGCAAACATACCTGTAGCAAAAAGACCATCTCAAGTACCAGTTCTACTAGCAGGAAAGATGCAGCAATCCGATTAG